From Nicotiana tabacum cultivar K326 chromosome 15, ASM71507v2, whole genome shotgun sequence, the proteins below share one genomic window:
- the LOC107822378 gene encoding borneol dehydrogenase, mitochondrial, which translates to MAAHLARRLEGRVAIITGAASGIGEAAARLFSKHRAKVVIADIQDDLSQKVCKELDPSSTTFVHCDVTKEEELENAVNIAVSKYGKLDIMYNNAGIMGAVKSNILDNEKSEFEKVISINLVGTFLGIKQAARVMIPRRQGSIIVTGSVCSSIGGVCSHAYTSSKHGVLGLARNATVDLGRYGIRVNCVSPYAVLTQMAFDSLKKMGKEGSDVYSTLNGAILTPNDVAETAVFLASDESKCVSGQDFVIDGGFTIENSGFSLFK; encoded by the exons ATGGCTGCACATTTGGCAAGAAG gcTTGAAGGTAGGGTTGCAATTATAACTGGTGCTGCTAGTGGCATCGGCGAAGCAGCTGCGAGACTTTTCTCAAAACATAGAGCTAAAGTGGTGATTGCAGATATCCAAGATGATTTGTCACAAAAAGTTTGCAAAGAATTGGATCCATCATCAACCACATTTGTGCATTGTGACGTTACTAAAGAAGAAGAACTAGAAAATGCTGTGAACATTGCTGTATCCAAGTATGGCAAGCTAGACATCATGTACAACAATGCTGGTATTATGGGAGCAGTAAAATCTAACATTCTTGATAATGAAAAATCCGAATTCGAAAAAGTCATCAGTATTAACCTCGTAG GAACATTTCTTGGGATTAAACAAGCAGCCCGAGTCATGATCCCTCGTCGTCAAGGTAGCATAATTGTCACTGGCAGTGTGTGTTCATCGATTGGTGGCGTTTGTTCTCATGCCTACACGAGTTCAAAGCATGGAGTTTTAGGACTTGCTAGGAATGCTACAGTTGATTTAGGACGTTATGGCATTCGTGTGAACTGTGTTTCCCCATACGCTGTTCTTACACAAATGGCTTTTGATTCTTTAAAGAAGATGGGCAAAGAAGGTTCAGATGTTTATTCTACCTTAAATGGTGCAATACTCACTCCAAATGATGTGGCTGAAACAGCTGTTTTCCTCGCAAGTGATGAGTCCAAGTGTGTGAGTGGCCAAGATTTTGTTATTGATGGTGGATTTACCATTGAGAATTCAGGTTTCTCACTTTTCAAGTAA
- the LOC107822387 gene encoding mediator of RNA polymerase II transcription subunit 19a, producing MDLDLRKFGRGPRELGGSVDLLDHCKLRKHLYFFCKRSLPLSLCETQYLRNVVGDTEIRKGEGMELDQLSQNSSCVGKRHVQLRPFGLDLLTDAFQLREATSTDLPLAELGFPTGASKLKNGSKEKKKHKNHKHIDRSRKQDPSSCIAKEPKSSRVNNKEKNGSKIQNYGPDLFLTQQVKKSRTDGNGVLSGIQTFQKNELNKAFRRS from the exons ATGGATCTTGATCTCAGAAAGTTTGGAAGAG gaccTAGAGAACTTGGTGGTTCAGTTGATCTTTTAGACCATTGTAAACTTAGGAAACATCTTTATTTTTTCTGCAAGAGGTCACTGCCACTCTCTCTATGTGAGACGCAATACCTCAGGAATGTGGTGGGGGACACAGAAATAAGGAAAGGTGAAGGAATGGAGCTCGATCAGCTGTCCCAAAATTCCTCCTGTGTGGGGAAGAGACATGTACAGTTGCGTCCTTTTGGCTTGGATCTTCTTACAGATGCTTTTCagctaagagaagcaacatccaCCGATCTGCCATTG GCAGAACTTGGGTTCCCTACAGGTGCATCTAAATTGAAGAATGGAAGCAAGGAAAAGAAGAAGCATAAAAACCACAAACACATAGATAGGTCGAGGAAGCAGGATCCTAGCAGTTGCATTGCTAAGGAACCTAAATCAAGCAGGGTTAACAATAAGGAGAAAAATGGGAGCAAGATACAGAATTATGGTCCAGATTTGTTTCTGACACAGCAAGTAAAG AAGTCAAGAACTGATGGCAATGGAGTTCTTTCTGGTATCCAAACATTCCAGAAAAATGAGCTAAATAAG GCGTTCAGACGTTCATGA
- the LOC107822325 gene encoding uncharacterized protein LOC107822325, whose product MVTSWILNSLTKEIADSTEYMTDAFEMWRELEYRYDQTNGTKLYQIQKKISDLSQGGLDITGYHTKMKKLWEELNTLIVKSHCTCNCTCGAKESMHKAEQDRRLIQFLMGLNETYTIVRDSILMMNPLPSIARAFSLLIQEERQREIKPNNHLALESSALSSSTNRHGALQDKLLSQ is encoded by the coding sequence ATGGTCACCTCATGGATTCTAAACTCCTTAACTAAGGAGATTGCAGATAGTACTGAATATATGACAGATGCATTTGAAATGTGGAGAGAACTTGAATATCGATATGATCAAACAAACGGAACAAAACTCTACCAGATCCAAAAGAAAATCAGTGATCTATCCCAAGGAGGCCTTGATATCACTGGTTACCATACTAAAATGAAGAAGTTATGGGAGGAACTCAACACTTTGATTGTCAAATCTCATTGCACTTGTAATTGTACATGTGGAGCTAAGGAAAGCATGCACAAAGCCGAGCAGGATAGGAGGTTGATACAGTTTCTCATGGGATTGAATGAGACATACACTATAGTTCGAGACAGTATACTCATGATGAATCCTCTTCCTTCAATTGCCCGAGCCTTTTCATTGCTAATTCAAGAGGAAAGACAGAGAGAAATCAAGCCAAATAATCATTTGGCTCTAGAGTCATCAGCTTTAAGTTCTAGCACAAATAGACATGGTGCCCTTCAAGACAAATTACTCTCCCAATAA
- the LOC107822369 gene encoding BAG family molecular chaperone regulator 3 → MSVDSGGIVSLYNFPVIFSPVTVAGEGKKMMKRKLKFNGRKADRTTSTAAAAVKEEVIEWEMRPGGMLVQRRSDNSDVPITLNLRIRVAYAAARYEISVNPHATFGELKKLLTEETGLQPGEQRLIMRGKERENGEYLDMCGVKDRSKVILIEDPESKEKRFMQMRKNAKIQAAHRLINDVSAEIDKLAEQISAIEKSNGNGKKVAELQITTLIEMLMRQAVKLDNISVEGDASAQKNLQGQRVQKCVETLDVLKIANAKIKPVIVTTKWETFDPPPATTNWELFD, encoded by the exons ATGTCGGTGGACAGTGGGGGGATAGTTAGTCTTTACAACTTCCCCGTAATATTTTCTCCGGTAACAGTTGCCGGCGAAGGTAAGAAAATGATGAAGAGAAAACTGAAATTCAACGGCAGAAAAGCCGATAGGACGACGTCGACCGCCGCTGCCGCCGTCAAAGAGGAGGTAATAGAGTGGGAGATGAGGCCCGGAGGCATGTTAGTCCAGAGACGGAGTGATAATTCCGACGTTCCAATAACACTGAATTTACGGATTCGTGTGGCTTATGCTGCTGCTCGGTACGAGATCTCCGTCAATCCTCACGCCACTTTTG GGGAATTAAAGAAGTTATTAACAGAAGAAACAGGATTacaacctggagaacaaagacTAATAATGAGagggaaagaaagagaaaatggagAATATTTAGACATGTGTGGAGTCAAAGATCGATCAAAAGTCATCCTAATCGAGGATCCAGAAAGCAAAGAGAAAAGATTCATGCAGATGAGAAAGAACGCCAAAATCCAAGCCGCACATCGCTTGATTAACGATGTGTCAGCGGAGATTGATAAACTGGCTGAGCAG ATATCTGCAATTGAAAAGTCAaatggaaatgggaagaaagtaGCAGAATTACAGATCACTACTTTGATTGAGATGTTAATGAGACAAGCTGTCAAGTTGGATAACATCTCTGTAGAAGGAGATGCATCTGCCCAAAAGAATTTGCAG GGACAAAGAGTGCAAAAATGTGTGGAAACCCTTGATGTGCTAAAAATAGCCAATGCAAAAATAAAGCCAGTTATAGTCACCACTAAGTGGGAAACTTTTGATCCTCCTCCTGCCACGACAAATTGGGAATtatttgattga